The Acidicapsa ligni genome has a window encoding:
- a CDS encoding cellulose synthase subunit BcsC-related outer membrane protein yields the protein MTSKKPQNGWSWIFLSAIALSMCLPAITVQAQKESDAEKTLIDKAKALEARGRPDIAVQVWQQILLSDPNNALALEGVARDYRLSGNSSASDQALDKLRRINPSDPNIGRIQGLTSDKTRDQRLSQAGSYAKAGNPDAAMKIYREYYGDHPPDGDIALAYYETLYATPSGKTEALNAMRAAAARNPGDPRFIVTLGRMLTYDPRTRAEGIRILHEHAEDSDAQNSLRQALIWDSANPTSAAELREYLRTHPKDSELESRLKENEGKLAEMNSGIARTPAERAAFAALNAHHLQDAEARFKVMLDANEKDARAAAGMGFLRMQQSNFGGAISYLVQAEQNGFRDRSVVEGLATSRFWFTMGEASAAFDANQLDAAADKYKEALTMRPRSPEALNGLAGVYTKNEQFPEAIGVYQQILKIQPASTDAWRGLFLGYARANQNTQALTVMARFPVRVKTALNRDPDFLRTLAVIYQADGRDADAQRVLAQALALPFPDNGANLKTGTRLQYAGILMAAKRYDQAAELYKQILNDGTDSLPAWMGLVTADHQLGQDRDAIDLVEKMPPATYEASLSDPGFLSMLGSMYQQSNQFEIAQGLLERSAKIQMQSSGQPSLSLQIQLASIYLLRNNTAQAYGLYRQILQTHPDNLDAWRGLIGTLQVTNRNTEALQQIQLIPPAVRKQLEADVQFEQSEASLYAAAGDTVNSFALFNRIQKHYATLHQQPPADVDIQSAYLLYNTKNDRALYPALMNLGARQDLTTAQRETIQGLWANWSVRRSATAFAAGNTARAIDILDAAAQAFPDNLTVRKAVAGGYLTAGKSREALAIFKEIDMQNASAGDFQGAIGSALAASDKAQAEIWLRQALDRFPRDPAILGLAARFEQARGDNARAADYWRASLAVMPQVSPTDKLAHELVNPEQEKSSPHAATPRDLAHLLNPDEEPTPRGARDLPPLPSYGRDPYDGSAPVVLTQQTPNQTPGTTPVYAVPTTTTTPLPASDTIPSGNASSQPSTQQASPTHKKSAASATNYSGRMHPPAANPITPAPIQAPTPTYSLPQRPSQPVQPYLVPQNYQPSTQPQNTQPNLRITSQPMNPTAARAQAMLADQTDGQLTQGLSIRYLSNATTGPDGLNALQQISSPNAAYSNAQYTPSAQDAAAGAYSAQKQGQQPTAPQPVQPAIQQPAKPLPSLNSSQNAKPVRRRRRAKPATTQSVPTLVTAPGETPAPQQSITDGQLPASQPTTTTGLSDQELQNRNLPPLRGPWVRTAREPKIISPREEAETQLRTIEGGYSAWLGGTGIINHRTGVLGYESLTALEAPFEASVPLSTKARLTIIAKPVFLDSGQADGTAVIQLTSGAGPEPFGTESGAVATATPPAQQNAAGLAAEGQLSLGNLALAAGITPQGFLVRNFTGRANWRPGGGPFTFIFNRDSIKDTQLSYAGLRDPGSASAFFPGNVWGGVIANQGNVQYARGDLSSGFYVGAGGQYITGFHVQNNTRFDGSMGAYWRVYANPEYGTLNIGGNFFAMHYSNNVQAFTYGMGGYFSPQAYFLANVPLTWTGHYLTRWHYTILGSIGIQAFQQDSVALYPLDKSIEVSQNNPFLAAKTSVGSNYDLRGQVAYGISDHWFVGGFAGANNSRDYTSVGAGFSIRYLFRSQPSTVAGPTGLFQVDDQHPLRPLMVP from the coding sequence ATGACGAGTAAAAAGCCCCAAAACGGTTGGAGTTGGATATTTCTTTCCGCAATTGCTCTCAGCATGTGCCTCCCGGCCATCACGGTCCAGGCGCAAAAGGAGAGCGACGCAGAAAAGACCCTGATCGACAAGGCCAAGGCTCTGGAGGCTCGCGGACGTCCCGACATCGCCGTCCAGGTCTGGCAGCAGATTCTCCTTTCCGATCCCAACAACGCCCTGGCCCTTGAAGGCGTAGCCCGCGACTATCGCCTCAGCGGCAACTCCAGCGCCTCCGACCAGGCACTCGACAAACTGCGCCGTATCAACCCCAGCGATCCCAACATCGGCAGAATTCAAGGCCTCACCAGCGACAAGACCCGCGATCAACGTCTCAGTCAGGCTGGCTCCTACGCCAAAGCCGGCAACCCTGACGCAGCCATGAAGATCTACCGCGAGTATTACGGAGATCATCCCCCCGACGGCGACATCGCCCTCGCCTATTACGAAACCCTCTACGCCACGCCCAGCGGTAAAACCGAGGCGCTCAATGCCATGCGCGCCGCCGCCGCCCGCAATCCCGGAGACCCGCGCTTCATCGTCACCCTCGGCCGCATGCTCACCTACGATCCACGCACCCGCGCCGAAGGCATCAGGATTCTTCATGAACACGCCGAAGATTCCGATGCGCAAAACTCGCTGCGCCAGGCCCTCATCTGGGACTCCGCCAACCCCACCTCCGCCGCTGAGCTGCGCGAATACCTCCGCACTCACCCCAAGGATTCCGAGCTCGAATCCCGCCTCAAGGAAAACGAAGGTAAGCTGGCCGAGATGAACTCAGGCATCGCCCGCACTCCCGCCGAGAGAGCTGCCTTCGCCGCATTGAACGCCCATCACCTGCAGGACGCCGAAGCTCGCTTCAAAGTCATGCTCGACGCCAACGAAAAGGACGCCCGAGCCGCCGCAGGCATGGGCTTCCTCCGCATGCAGCAAAGCAACTTCGGCGGAGCCATCAGCTACCTCGTCCAGGCCGAGCAGAATGGCTTCCGTGACCGCTCCGTCGTCGAGGGTCTTGCCACCTCCCGCTTCTGGTTCACCATGGGCGAAGCCTCAGCCGCCTTCGACGCCAACCAGCTCGATGCCGCTGCCGACAAGTACAAAGAAGCCCTGACCATGCGCCCGCGCAGCCCCGAAGCACTCAACGGTCTCGCCGGCGTCTACACCAAAAATGAACAGTTCCCTGAAGCCATCGGTGTCTATCAGCAGATCCTGAAAATTCAACCTGCCTCCACCGATGCATGGCGCGGACTCTTCCTCGGTTACGCCCGCGCCAATCAAAACACGCAGGCGCTCACCGTAATGGCCCGCTTTCCCGTTCGGGTTAAAACCGCCCTCAATCGCGATCCGGATTTCCTCCGCACCCTGGCCGTCATCTATCAGGCCGACGGTCGCGACGCCGACGCGCAGCGCGTCCTCGCCCAGGCCCTAGCCCTGCCATTCCCCGACAACGGAGCCAACCTCAAAACCGGCACCCGCCTCCAGTACGCAGGCATTCTAATGGCCGCCAAACGCTATGACCAGGCCGCCGAACTCTACAAGCAGATCCTCAACGACGGCACCGACAGCCTTCCCGCATGGATGGGCCTCGTCACCGCCGACCACCAACTCGGTCAGGACCGCGACGCCATCGACCTCGTAGAAAAGATGCCGCCGGCCACCTATGAAGCCTCGCTCTCCGATCCCGGCTTCCTTTCCATGCTCGGTTCCATGTATCAACAGTCGAACCAATTCGAGATAGCCCAGGGTCTGCTCGAACGTTCCGCCAAAATTCAAATGCAGTCCAGCGGACAGCCCTCGCTCTCGCTCCAGATTCAGTTGGCCTCAATCTACCTTTTGCGCAACAACACAGCGCAAGCCTACGGCCTCTATCGCCAGATATTGCAAACCCATCCCGACAACCTCGACGCCTGGCGCGGCCTGATCGGCACCCTGCAAGTCACCAATCGCAACACCGAGGCCCTCCAGCAAATCCAGCTCATCCCCCCCGCCGTGCGCAAGCAACTCGAAGCCGATGTCCAGTTCGAGCAGAGTGAAGCCAGCCTCTACGCTGCCGCCGGAGACACCGTGAACTCCTTTGCCCTCTTCAACCGCATTCAGAAGCACTACGCTACCCTGCATCAACAGCCTCCCGCCGACGTAGATATCCAGAGCGCCTACCTCCTCTACAACACCAAAAACGATCGCGCCCTCTATCCGGCCCTCATGAATCTCGGCGCTCGCCAGGACCTCACCACCGCCCAGCGCGAAACCATCCAGGGCCTATGGGCTAACTGGAGCGTCCGCCGCTCAGCTACCGCCTTCGCCGCAGGCAACACCGCCCGCGCCATCGATATCCTCGACGCCGCAGCGCAAGCCTTTCCCGATAATCTCACCGTCCGCAAAGCCGTCGCCGGAGGTTATCTCACCGCAGGCAAAAGCAGGGAAGCGCTCGCCATCTTCAAAGAGATCGACATGCAGAACGCCAGCGCCGGTGACTTCCAGGGAGCCATCGGCTCAGCCCTCGCGGCCAGCGATAAAGCTCAGGCCGAAATCTGGCTCCGTCAGGCCCTCGATCGCTTTCCCCGCGACCCCGCCATCCTCGGCCTCGCAGCCCGTTTCGAACAGGCCCGCGGAGATAACGCCCGAGCCGCCGACTACTGGCGCGCCTCGCTCGCCGTCATGCCCCAGGTCTCGCCCACCGACAAGCTGGCCCACGAACTCGTCAACCCCGAGCAGGAAAAGTCCAGCCCCCACGCCGCCACCCCGCGCGACCTCGCTCACCTGCTCAATCCAGACGAAGAACCCACGCCGCGTGGCGCCAGGGACCTGCCCCCGCTACCCAGCTACGGCCGCGATCCCTATGATGGCTCAGCCCCCGTCGTACTGACTCAGCAGACCCCAAACCAGACCCCCGGCACCACGCCGGTCTACGCTGTTCCCACCACGACCACCACACCGCTGCCCGCCTCCGACACTATCCCGTCCGGCAACGCCAGTTCGCAGCCCAGCACCCAGCAAGCCTCACCCACCCATAAAAAGAGCGCAGCCAGCGCCACCAACTACTCCGGACGCATGCACCCGCCCGCTGCCAATCCCATCACCCCCGCTCCAATTCAAGCCCCAACCCCAACCTATTCCCTACCCCAACGCCCATCGCAACCAGTGCAGCCCTATCTAGTCCCGCAAAACTATCAACCATCCACGCAGCCCCAAAATACCCAGCCCAATCTGCGCATCACCTCGCAGCCCATGAACCCCACTGCAGCACGTGCGCAAGCCATGCTGGCCGACCAGACCGATGGCCAACTCACCCAGGGCCTTTCGATCCGTTATCTCTCGAACGCAACAACCGGCCCCGACGGACTGAACGCCCTGCAGCAAATCTCATCTCCAAACGCCGCTTACAGTAACGCCCAATACACGCCATCCGCACAGGACGCAGCCGCCGGAGCCTACTCCGCTCAGAAGCAGGGCCAGCAACCAACAGCCCCTCAGCCCGTACAACCGGCAATCCAGCAACCCGCAAAACCGCTTCCTTCGCTGAACTCTTCGCAGAATGCCAAACCCGTCCGCCGACGCCGCAGGGCAAAACCAGCCACCACCCAGTCCGTGCCCACCCTGGTCACAGCTCCGGGCGAAACCCCAGCTCCCCAACAGTCGATCACCGACGGCCAACTCCCAGCGAGCCAGCCCACGACGACGACCGGCCTCTCCGATCAGGAACTCCAAAATCGCAATCTGCCTCCCCTGCGCGGCCCCTGGGTTCGCACTGCCCGCGAGCCAAAGATCATCAGCCCCCGCGAAGAAGCAGAAACGCAGCTCCGCACCATCGAGGGTGGCTACAGCGCCTGGCTGGGCGGTACCGGAATCATCAACCACCGCACCGGCGTCCTCGGTTACGAGTCTCTGACCGCTCTCGAAGCTCCATTTGAAGCATCCGTCCCGCTCAGCACCAAGGCCCGCTTAACCATCATCGCCAAGCCCGTATTTCTGGACTCAGGCCAGGCCGACGGCACCGCCGTGATCCAACTTACCTCCGGCGCCGGTCCTGAGCCATTCGGCACCGAAAGCGGAGCCGTAGCCACCGCCACACCGCCCGCACAGCAGAATGCAGCCGGTCTTGCCGCCGAAGGCCAACTCTCCCTCGGCAACCTCGCTCTCGCAGCCGGAATCACTCCCCAGGGCTTTCTCGTCCGAAACTTCACCGGTCGCGCCAACTGGCGTCCCGGCGGCGGCCCATTCACCTTCATCTTCAATCGTGACTCCATCAAAGACACGCAGCTCTCCTACGCAGGTTTGCGCGATCCTGGCTCCGCCTCCGCCTTCTTCCCCGGCAACGTCTGGGGCGGAGTAATCGCCAACCAGGGCAACGTGCAATACGCGCGCGGCGACCTATCCTCCGGCTTTTATGTAGGCGCAGGCGGCCAGTACATCACCGGCTTTCACGTTCAGAACAACACGCGTTTCGACGGCTCCATGGGTGCATACTGGCGCGTCTATGCCAACCCCGAATACGGCACCCTCAATATCGGCGGTAACTTCTTCGCCATGCACTACAGCAACAACGTCCAGGCCTTCACCTACGGCATGGGAGGATACTTCAGTCCCCAGGCATACTTCCTCGCCAACGTGCCTCTGACGTGGACCGGCCACTACCTGACCCGCTGGCACTACACCATCCTCGGTAGCATCGGTATTCAGGCATTCCAGCAGGATTCAGTGGCCCTCTATCCGCTCGATAAGTCCATCGAGGTCTCTCAGAACAACCCATTCCTCGCCGCCAAAACCAGCGTAGGCTCCAACTACGATTTGCGCGGCCAGGTAGCCTATGGCATCAGCGATCACTGGTTCGTAGGCGGCTTCGCAGGAGCGAACAACTCCCGCGACTACACCAGCGTCGGAGCAGGCTTCTCCATTCGCTATCTCTTCCGCTCCCAGCCTTCAACAGTCGCCGGACCCACCGGCCTTTTCCAGGTCGACGACCAGCACCCGCTACGTCCGCTCATGGTTCCCTGA
- the bcsZ gene encoding cellulose synthase complex periplasmic endoglucanase BcsZ: protein MIGIGSLLAVLGVATAPARAQNSDHAKLWQAYCSHFISADGRVIDPQGEDRTTSEGQSYALFFALVNDDRARFDKVFEWTQSNLAAGDIATHLPAWTWGRAKDGEWGILDPNSASDSDLWIAYDLVEAGRLWKDPHYFSLGRKLATLISHREVANLPGFGPALLPAAVNFKFPKAWVLNPSYTPVFLLDRLAKADPASQFADVAAEIPTLLERSARNGFAMDWVSYTPGSGFTPSLANNHTGPQATGSYDAIRVYLWAGMLADSSPAKARILNALPGMNTYLQNHTAPPEKISNQGIPLGQDGPVGFSAALLPYLQSLSSQPALAQQLVRFKSQLDEKSNLYGAGYGSGPAYYDQNLALFATGWMEKRFQFGSSGELLVRWTRE from the coding sequence ATGATCGGAATTGGAAGCTTGCTGGCGGTGCTAGGAGTCGCTACCGCCCCGGCCCGCGCCCAGAATTCCGACCATGCCAAACTCTGGCAGGCCTACTGCAGCCACTTCATCAGCGCCGACGGACGCGTCATCGATCCCCAGGGCGAAGACCGCACCACCTCCGAAGGTCAGAGCTACGCGCTCTTCTTTGCTCTCGTCAACGACGACCGAGCCCGCTTCGACAAAGTATTCGAGTGGACGCAAAGCAACCTCGCCGCCGGGGACATCGCCACCCATCTCCCCGCATGGACATGGGGCCGCGCCAAAGATGGCGAGTGGGGCATCCTCGATCCCAACTCAGCCTCCGACTCCGATCTCTGGATCGCCTACGATCTCGTCGAAGCCGGCCGCCTCTGGAAAGATCCACACTACTTCTCGCTAGGCCGCAAGCTCGCCACCCTCATCAGCCATCGCGAAGTAGCCAACCTTCCCGGCTTTGGCCCCGCGCTGCTGCCCGCAGCCGTCAACTTCAAGTTTCCCAAAGCATGGGTACTGAATCCCAGCTATACCCCTGTATTCCTCCTCGATCGCCTCGCGAAAGCAGATCCGGCAAGCCAATTCGCCGACGTAGCCGCCGAGATTCCCACCCTCCTCGAACGCAGCGCCCGTAACGGCTTTGCCATGGACTGGGTCAGCTACACACCCGGCAGCGGCTTCACTCCCTCGCTCGCCAATAACCACACTGGCCCACAGGCTACCGGCAGCTATGACGCTATCCGCGTCTATCTCTGGGCAGGAATGCTCGCCGATTCCAGCCCCGCCAAAGCCCGCATTCTGAACGCACTGCCCGGCATGAACACCTATCTCCAAAACCACACTGCACCGCCCGAGAAGATCAGCAATCAGGGCATACCTCTCGGACAGGACGGCCCGGTCGGATTTTCTGCCGCTCTGTTGCCCTATTTGCAGAGCCTTTCAAGCCAGCCCGCACTTGCCCAACAGTTGGTGCGCTTCAAATCGCAACTCGATGAAAAATCAAATCTGTACGGCGCAGGTTACGGATCTGGCCCTGCATATTACGATCAGAATCTAGCTCTCTTCGCCACCGGCTGGATGGAGAAGCGCTTTCAGTTTGGAAGCAGCGGAGAACTGTTAGTACGATGGACGCGCGAATGA
- the bcsA gene encoding UDP-forming cellulose synthase catalytic subunit, producing the protein MTVSQIWHDIGAGETFLTRLLRFIFLVIALVMFYFFATLPLTWPQQAVCGLLTLLMGLTLARTSDSYLITLTLMILSLFATFRYGYWRLSMTVDFFRDPGNHWGALDAFFILSLIFAEGYAFIILFLGFFQTIWPLRRAPIPLPEMTEDWPHVDILVPTYNEPLEVVRYTALGALNIDWPTDKLHVYILDDGRRKEFEQFAFEAGVGYKIRNGNFHAKAGNINTALKSLDSPYVVIFDCDHVPTRSFLQMTIGWFLRDRNLAMLQTPHHFYSPDPFERNLGQFRTIPNENELFYGIVQDGNDFWNATFFCGSCAVLRRTALDQIGGIAVETVTEDAHTSLRMQSNGWNTAYINIPQAAGLATERLSAHVGQRIRWARGMIQILRTDNPLFAPRLSLAQRLCYFNAMAHFLYALPRLIFLTAPLIYLLLSHTNVPGYWAAILAYALPHLTLSNITNSRIQGQHRHSFWNEIYETVLSPYILLPTLMALINPKLGKFNVTAKGGIVKRSFFDVRIAQPFLVLLFFNFMGLLVAIPRFFIWDRDRPGTVIMNAIWCFLNIVILGVCSAVSREMRQLRGHVRVKVVTSAILKLADGRSVKGETIDLSSGGTAIRLVEPIEAIPGELARLSFPLSSVEGDLPVTIVSSDLMSIRVSFNELSISEQELLTMILYSRADTWLGWGESREIDRPMKSLARIFYISMQGLKMTFTSLFFKEKPAAKAKGVSAARVAQILVLFLTSLVLLTSGSKALHAQTSMGYETRQAIAKAGPPAPGQFHDVFSLAETGASPIEMRGIDSQHSTFFTLNQTHVVKTAKIHIYYAFSPSLLQQLSHIQLMLNGTLFATLPVPPGENSTTGSKVEEADISIPAELLVRKNVLTIEFIGHYVMVCEDPSNTTLWARVGTGTYLDFSGDILPLTDDLKQLPLPFLDTEVVDAPKIPVVFASTPSSRAIQAAGVVTSYFGMESENRPVRFPTYLGQIPAGNAVLIAENPASLPGGLNLGNIVGPTVAMRANPSDPYSKILIITGQDADQTLIAAQAVALHSNFIQGSIASIDNLKLPESPAADAAPRWARTDQTIALWDYANAQELQGDGSAPVNVYFRIPPDIFYGEKPNSLLKMVYRYNPMPIGPISSIQVRVNNAFLGSLPLIPGSEPSRVMKADIPVPVVNLRPFSNSLSFDFTFQLLKKGGCTDTTPINMQGAILRDTYLDLRGYPHYAPLPNLEIFANAGFPFTYHADLSETTVVLPSLPTPQEIEMFLTLMGHFGRQTGLPVFRVTVAGSDAMKPGAATDFLVLGTGDDQPGFDKLTANLPVNVRGGQVQVRDTAGFFSLPHRAWWKIQPREHNESGDLTTSGTPDSVIEGIESPFSSGRSVVVINVKDSATYDQFLTTFLKIQQSSDINGSVSVLHGSLFQSFRIGSNVYHVGVLPWWTRMTLWFMQVPWLAAVGALVLAFLVAVWVRIWLRAHARKRLHLEDN; encoded by the coding sequence ATGACGGTATCTCAAATCTGGCACGATATCGGTGCCGGTGAGACATTCCTGACCCGGCTATTGCGATTCATCTTCCTTGTGATCGCGCTGGTCATGTTCTATTTCTTCGCCACGCTGCCGCTCACCTGGCCGCAGCAAGCCGTATGCGGACTGCTCACACTGCTCATGGGCCTCACCCTGGCCCGCACATCAGACTCCTACCTCATCACGCTCACCCTGATGATCCTCTCGCTCTTCGCGACCTTTCGTTACGGATACTGGCGTCTATCCATGACCGTCGATTTCTTCCGCGACCCCGGCAATCACTGGGGAGCGCTCGACGCCTTCTTCATCCTCTCGCTGATCTTCGCTGAAGGCTACGCCTTCATCATCCTCTTCCTCGGCTTCTTTCAGACCATATGGCCATTGCGTCGCGCACCCATCCCTCTACCTGAGATGACCGAAGATTGGCCGCACGTCGACATCCTCGTACCCACATACAACGAACCCCTCGAAGTAGTCCGCTACACCGCACTAGGCGCACTCAACATCGACTGGCCCACCGACAAACTCCACGTCTACATCCTCGATGACGGACGCCGCAAAGAGTTTGAGCAATTCGCCTTTGAAGCTGGCGTCGGATACAAGATTCGCAACGGCAACTTCCACGCCAAGGCCGGCAACATCAACACAGCCCTCAAGTCGCTGGACTCACCCTACGTCGTTATCTTCGACTGCGACCACGTGCCCACGCGCAGCTTTCTGCAGATGACTATCGGCTGGTTCCTCCGCGACCGCAATCTGGCCATGCTGCAAACGCCGCATCACTTCTATTCCCCCGATCCCTTCGAACGAAACCTCGGCCAGTTCCGCACCATCCCCAACGAGAACGAACTCTTCTACGGCATCGTGCAGGACGGCAACGATTTCTGGAACGCCACCTTCTTCTGCGGCTCCTGCGCCGTCCTCCGCCGCACCGCACTTGACCAGATCGGCGGCATCGCCGTCGAAACCGTCACCGAAGACGCGCACACCTCGCTGCGCATGCAATCGAACGGCTGGAACACCGCCTACATCAACATTCCCCAAGCCGCCGGCCTCGCCACAGAACGTCTCTCCGCACACGTAGGACAGCGTATCCGCTGGGCTCGCGGCATGATTCAGATTCTGCGTACAGACAACCCTCTTTTCGCTCCCAGGCTTAGTCTCGCCCAGCGCCTCTGCTACTTCAACGCCATGGCGCACTTCCTGTATGCGTTGCCGCGTCTGATCTTCCTCACCGCGCCGCTCATCTATCTCCTGCTCTCGCACACCAATGTGCCCGGCTACTGGGCCGCCATTCTCGCCTACGCTCTGCCGCATCTCACACTCTCGAACATCACCAACTCACGCATCCAGGGCCAGCATCGCCATTCCTTCTGGAACGAAATCTACGAGACTGTTCTCTCGCCCTACATCCTCTTGCCAACCCTCATGGCGCTCATCAATCCCAAGCTGGGTAAATTCAATGTCACGGCCAAGGGAGGCATCGTCAAGCGCAGCTTCTTCGATGTCCGCATTGCGCAGCCATTTCTCGTGCTTCTCTTCTTCAACTTCATGGGCCTGCTCGTTGCCATCCCGCGCTTCTTCATCTGGGATAGAGATCGCCCCGGCACCGTCATCATGAACGCGATCTGGTGCTTCCTTAACATCGTCATACTCGGCGTCTGCTCCGCCGTCTCTCGTGAAATGCGTCAGCTTCGCGGCCACGTTCGCGTCAAGGTCGTCACCTCGGCCATACTCAAGCTCGCAGACGGCCGCTCAGTCAAAGGCGAAACCATCGACCTCTCCAGCGGAGGCACCGCCATCCGCCTGGTGGAACCAATCGAAGCCATACCCGGCGAACTAGCCAGGCTATCCTTCCCACTTTCCTCCGTGGAAGGAGATCTGCCCGTCACCATCGTTTCCAGCGATCTCATGAGCATTCGTGTCAGCTTCAACGAGCTCTCCATCTCAGAGCAGGAGCTGCTCACCATGATCTTGTACTCTCGCGCCGACACCTGGCTGGGCTGGGGTGAAAGCCGCGAAATAGATCGGCCAATGAAGAGCCTGGCGCGCATTTTCTATATCTCGATGCAAGGCCTCAAGATGACATTCACCAGCCTCTTCTTCAAGGAAAAGCCCGCCGCCAAAGCCAAGGGAGTTTCCGCCGCCCGCGTCGCTCAAATTCTCGTGCTCTTCCTTACGTCTCTTGTCCTGCTCACCTCTGGCAGCAAAGCCCTTCATGCGCAAACCAGCATGGGCTACGAAACACGTCAGGCCATCGCCAAAGCCGGACCACCAGCCCCCGGCCAGTTTCACGATGTCTTTTCGCTGGCCGAAACAGGCGCCTCGCCGATCGAAATGCGTGGCATCGACAGCCAGCACTCCACCTTTTTCACGCTCAACCAGACGCACGTAGTCAAGACAGCGAAGATTCACATCTACTACGCGTTTTCCCCCAGCCTGCTGCAGCAGTTGAGCCACATCCAACTCATGCTCAACGGCACACTCTTCGCCACACTCCCCGTCCCGCCGGGCGAAAACTCCACCACCGGCAGCAAAGTAGAAGAAGCGGATATCTCTATCCCCGCCGAACTGCTGGTGCGCAAAAACGTCCTCACCATCGAGTTCATCGGCCACTATGTCATGGTCTGCGAAGACCCATCCAACACCACGTTGTGGGCGCGCGTAGGCACCGGCACGTATCTCGATTTCTCCGGCGACATTCTCCCGCTCACCGACGACCTCAAGCAATTGCCGCTCCCATTTCTCGACACCGAGGTCGTGGATGCACCGAAGATCCCCGTAGTCTTCGCTTCCACGCCTTCCTCCAGAGCAATCCAGGCCGCTGGCGTAGTCACTTCCTACTTCGGTATGGAGTCGGAAAATCGCCCCGTCCGCTTCCCGACCTACCTCGGTCAAATCCCCGCAGGCAACGCCGTCCTCATCGCCGAAAATCCCGCCAGCCTCCCCGGAGGTCTCAACCTCGGCAATATCGTGGGCCCCACCGTCGCCATGCGCGCCAATCCCTCCGATCCCTACAGCAAAATCCTCATCATCACCGGTCAGGACGCGGATCAGACCCTCATTGCCGCACAAGCCGTAGCCCTCCACTCCAATTTCATCCAGGGATCCATCGCGTCGATCGACAACCTTAAGTTGCCCGAGTCCCCGGCAGCCGACGCAGCTCCCCGCTGGGCGCGTACCGATCAAACCATAGCTCTCTGGGACTACGCCAATGCCCAGGAACTCCAGGGCGACGGCTCAGCTCCCGTCAACGTCTACTTCCGCATTCCCCCTGACATCTTCTACGGAGAGAAGCCCAACTCCCTGCTGAAGATGGTCTATCGCTACAACCCCATGCCGATCGGCCCTATCTCCAGCATCCAGGTTCGTGTCAACAACGCCTTCCTCGGCTCGCTGCCGCTCATCCCCGGCTCGGAACCATCGCGTGTCATGAAAGCCGACATCCCCGTTCCAGTCGTGAATCTGAGGCCTTTCTCGAACTCGCTTTCCTTCGACTTCACCTTCCAGTTGCTCAAAAAAGGTGGATGCACCGATACCACTCCCATCAACATGCAGGGAGCAATCCTGCGCGATACGTATCTCGATCTGCGCGGCTATCCGCACTACGCCCCGCTGCCCAATCTTGAGATCTTCGCTAACGCCGGTTTCCCCTTCACCTACCACGCCGACCTCAGCGAAACCACCGTCGTCCTGCCCTCGCTACCCACTCCGCAGGAAATCGAAATGTTCCTCACCCTCATGGGACATTTCGGACGCCAGACCGGCCTTCCCGTCTTCCGCGTCACCGTCGCCGGTTCCGACGCCATGAAGCCCGGAGCAGCCACCGACTTCCTCGTCCTGGGCACCGGTGACGATCAGCCCGGCTTCGACAAACTCACCGCCAACCTGCCCGTAAACGTGCGCGGCGGCCAGGTGCAGGTCAGGGATACAGCAGGCTTCTTCTCTCTTCCGCATCGCGCCTGGTGGAAGATCCAGCCCCGCGAACACAACGAGTCCGGCGACCTCACCACCTCTGGCACTCCGGACTCAGTCATCGAAGGCATAGAGTCGCCCTTCTCATCCGGACGCAGCGTAGTCGTCATCAACGTCAAAGACTCCGCCACCTATGACCAGTTCCTCACCACGTTCCTGAAAATTCAGCAGTCCAGCGACATCAACGGCAGCGTGTCCGTCTTGCACGGCTCGCTCTTCCAATCCTTCCGCATCGGCAGCAATGTCTATCACGTCGGCGTTCTGCCTTGGTGGACACGCATGACACTGTGGTTCATGCAGGTACCGTGGCTGGCTGCCGTCGGGGCATTGGTTCTCGCTTTCCTTGTCGCAGTCTGGGTACGCATCTGGCTCCGCGCCCATGCTCGCAAGCGACTGCATTTGGAAGACAACTAA